One genomic segment of Thermodesulfobacterium sp. TA1 includes these proteins:
- a CDS encoding AbrB/MazE/SpoVT family DNA-binding domain-containing protein, with translation MTKNLASSSVLTKKFQITLPKKIRQILEVKSGERIGFIVEGNEVKIVPLKSKLEENFGKVKALRKPENFKEIRNFVEKEMAKNVIEELK, from the coding sequence ATGACTAAAAATCTTGCAAGTTCCTCAGTTCTTACTAAAAAGTTTCAAATTACTTTACCTAAAAAAATAAGACAAATTCTTGAAGTAAAATCTGGAGAAAGGATAGGTTTTATAGTTGAAGGAAATGAAGTAAAAATTGTTCCTTTAAAATCAAAACTTGAAGAAAATTTTGGAAAAGTAAAAGCACTTAGGAAGCCAGAAAATTTCAAAGAAATAAGAAATTTCGTGGAAAAAGAAATGGCAAAAAATGTGATAGAGGAACTTAAATGA
- a CDS encoding PIN domain-containing protein: MRKFLDTNIFPRYLTKDDEEKAYKVLDLLKKIEKGEEKVITSPLVIFELIFTLQKYYKLPKEEIKNLVLPLINLRGLKLPYKAVFEKTLEVFPNTNVSFADLFNYFFMLEHEVKEIYSYDEDFDELPEVKRLVP, translated from the coding sequence ATGAGAAAATTTTTAGATACCAATATTTTCCCTCGTTATCTTACAAAAGATGATGAAGAAAAGGCCTATAAGGTTTTAGATTTATTAAAGAAAATAGAAAAGGGAGAAGAAAAAGTAATTACAAGCCCGTTAGTGATTTTTGAATTGATATTTACTCTTCAAAAGTATTATAAACTTCCAAAAGAGGAAATAAAGAATTTAGTTTTGCCTCTAATTAATTTGAGAGGGTTGAAATTACCTTATAAAGCTGTTTTTGAAAAAACTTTAGAAGTATTTCCTAATACAAACGTCTCTTTTGCAGACCTTTTTAATTATTTTTTTATGTTAGAACATGAAGTAAAAGAAATTTATTCATACGACGAAGATTTTGACGAACTTCCAGAAGTAAAAAGATTAGTTCCTTAA
- a CDS encoding transposase, translated as MGEEKYLDFGYLGLKGRGLAKEIKRRIKVIEVFPDEGSVERLLYLILKELNERLNSRKLRGFNEIELGNYHAFPGKFFTQ; from the coding sequence ATGGGAGAAGAGAAATACTTGGATTTTGGATATTTGGGTCTGAAGGGAAGGGGGTTAGCGAAAGAGATAAAAAGGAGGATAAAGGTAATAGAAGTATTTCCGGATGAAGGCTCTGTTGAGAGGTTGTTATATTTAATCTTGAAAGAACTGAATGAGAGGTTAAACTCAAGGAAGTTAAGAGGGTTTAATGAAATTGAATTGGGGAACTACCATGCCTTTCCCGGAAAATTTTTTACACAATAA
- the cysC gene encoding adenylyl-sulfate kinase, which produces MITRQRNNNVVWHRPLVTRQMREVLNGHKSLVLWFTGLPSSGKSTIAHALEKKLYDLKVRTYTLDGDNIRHGLCSDLGFSPEERAENLRRIAEVIKLFLDAGIVVLCAFVSPYKKDREKVKKIVGNENFVEIYCRCPVEVCKKRDPKGFYEKAEKGEIKNYTGVSAPYEEPENPDLILDTHLLTVEESVEKILNFVIDKILLKGEPSPKASV; this is translated from the coding sequence ATGATAACCAGGCAAAGAAATAACAACGTAGTTTGGCATAGACCTCTCGTTACAAGACAAATGAGAGAAGTTTTGAATGGGCACAAAAGCCTTGTTCTTTGGTTTACAGGTCTTCCAAGCTCTGGCAAGTCTACTATCGCCCACGCTTTAGAGAAAAAGCTCTATGACCTAAAGGTAAGAACTTACACCTTAGATGGAGACAACATACGTCACGGACTTTGTAGTGACTTAGGTTTTTCTCCTGAGGAGAGAGCTGAAAATTTGCGAAGAATTGCAGAAGTAATTAAGCTCTTTTTAGACGCTGGTATCGTTGTTCTCTGTGCTTTCGTTTCTCCTTACAAAAAAGATAGAGAAAAGGTCAAAAAAATAGTAGGAAACGAAAACTTCGTTGAAATCTACTGTAGGTGTCCTGTTGAGGTGTGTAAGAAAAGAGATCCTAAGGGATTTTACGAGAAAGCAGAAAAAGGAGAGATTAAGAACTACACGGGAGTTTCTGCTCCTTATGAAGAGCCAGAAAATCCTGACCTCATTCTTGACACTCATTTGCTCACTGTAGAAGAAAGCGTAGAAAAGATTTTAAATTTTGTGATTGACAAAATTTTACTCAAAGGGGAACCTTCCCCAAAAGCTTCCGTTTAA
- a CDS encoding capsule biosynthesis protein gives MARDVEKELLPYKSVLLLQGPKGLFFYKLGKYLKSLGKKVYKVNFNGGDLITYPDFKNSYNFTDKFENFRKFLENLIEEKEIDLVLMYGDYKPYHKVAIEVCRDYQIDWYVFEEGYVRPHYITMEKYGLNGFSKIPKNPQFYLNLPNFGIPEPKPNEFRFSKRALSSFLHYLFLELLRWKFPHYKPYKNYFPYVPYLLCLLRGVIRKKIYKITEKPIFSLLTGELKKRYFLVPLQVFNDSQVLVHSEYNSVSEFIEEVLESFSKHALKEHFIVFKHHPVDRGFVCYKKLIKNLAEKFGIKGRVFYVHDLHLPTLIKNSLGVVVINSTVGLQALYHNIPVKAMGRAIYDVPGLTFQGELNDFWKDPGTIDRKLFKNFYNYIVKTTQLNGSFWGRFPFE, from the coding sequence ATGGCAAGAGATGTAGAAAAGGAGCTTTTACCTTACAAAAGTGTTCTATTGCTTCAAGGACCGAAAGGTTTGTTTTTCTACAAACTTGGTAAGTATCTTAAAAGTCTTGGGAAAAAAGTTTATAAAGTAAACTTCAACGGAGGAGATTTGATAACTTATCCTGATTTTAAAAACTCTTACAACTTTACCGATAAGTTTGAAAACTTTAGAAAGTTTTTAGAAAACCTTATTGAGGAAAAAGAAATTGACTTAGTTCTTATGTACGGAGATTATAAACCATATCACAAAGTTGCAATTGAGGTCTGTAGAGATTATCAAATTGATTGGTATGTTTTTGAGGAAGGCTATGTGAGACCACACTACATTACTATGGAGAAGTATGGATTAAACGGATTTTCAAAAATTCCCAAAAATCCTCAATTTTACTTAAATTTACCTAATTTTGGAATTCCAGAACCAAAACCGAACGAGTTTCGGTTCTCAAAAAGGGCTTTAAGTTCCTTTTTACATTACTTGTTTTTAGAACTTCTGAGATGGAAATTTCCGCATTACAAACCATATAAAAACTACTTTCCTTACGTTCCTTATCTTTTATGTTTATTAAGAGGTGTTATAAGAAAAAAAATTTATAAAATAACCGAAAAACCTATTTTTTCGCTGTTAACAGGTGAGCTCAAAAAAAGGTATTTTTTGGTTCCCTTGCAGGTTTTTAACGATTCTCAAGTTCTTGTGCATAGTGAGTACAATTCTGTAAGTGAATTTATTGAAGAAGTCTTGGAATCATTTTCTAAGCACGCTTTAAAAGAACACTTCATCGTTTTTAAACATCATCCAGTTGACAGAGGCTTTGTGTGTTATAAAAAACTTATTAAAAACTTAGCAGAAAAATTTGGTATAAAAGGACGGGTATTTTACGTTCACGATTTGCATTTACCTACTTTAATTAAGAACAGTTTGGGAGTTGTGGTGATAAACAGTACAGTTGGATTGCAAGCCTTGTATCACAATATTCCTGTTAAAGCGATGGGAAGAGCAATTTACGACGTTCCTGGTCTTACTTTTCAAGGAGAATTAAATGACTTTTGGAAAGATCCTGGAACAATAGACAGAAAACTTTTTAAAAATTTTTACAATTACATCGTAAAAACCACGCAGTTAAACGGAAGCTTTTGGGGAAGGTTCCCCTTTGAGTAA